The proteins below come from a single Necator americanus strain Aroian chromosome V, whole genome shotgun sequence genomic window:
- a CDS encoding hypothetical protein (NECATOR_CHRV.G19772.T1) codes for MVSPADVKKHTVASLGVAPVGKTPEKIQNGKDFYKFFFTTHPELRKYFKGAENFSSDDVQKSDRFEKQGTSLLLSVHILANTYDNEEVFRAFCRDTINRHATRGLDPHLWKTFWTIWTGFLESKGATLTGDQKAAWEALGTMFNEECQSHLAKLGLPHV; via the exons ATGGTTTCTCCAGCCGATGTAAAAAAGCACACTGTTGCTTCACTGGGAGTAGCTCCGGTTGGCAAAACACCGGAAAAGATTCAGAATGGCAAAGACttctataaatttttctttacaactCACCCGGAACTTCGCAAGTACTTCAAAGGTGCCGAAAACTTCTCTTCTGATGACGTCCAGAAGAGCGACAG ATTCGAAAAACAAGGCACTTCACTGCTTCTGTCCGTGCATATTCTGGCTAACACCTACGATAAT GAGGAGGTATTCCGTGCATTCTGTCGCGACACTATTAACAGACACGCAACCCGAGGACTCGACCCTCACCTCTGGAAG ACTTTCTGGACAATCTGGACAGGGTTCCTAGAGAGCAAAGGTGCAACTTTAACCGGAGACCAGAAGGCCGCCTGGGAAGCCCTCGGCACAATGTTCAACGAGGAATGCCAATCGCATCTGGCAAAGCTCGGACTGCCCCATGTATAA
- a CDS encoding hypothetical protein (NECATOR_CHRV.G19773.T1), which translates to MIKNYLEKLRAPGAGAPDQARPQRGGSGWPAPGPKTDRRRSGQNRTTGGQGRRLDRPNKTHSPPTGPKPQRPPPVGLNSSKNSNEKVPTRESRTGPGDGAEQGTKEGQTIVNAAAPKRPSKIDGASQEQDDVTDDQRTRHPNAYNRHSTRGVGVGARNTRHRTHHNHPDGRRGEPTPATRRTPNTTKEVSTGAQEALQAMPTQAQTGTPPGPPGGHHKPPTTPPPGAPARKPHTSKSQVLPKQRGPAPGRTKSPAQTKHHNGPTSRRVHNTEPAKHPRHINPAPPAAAARTAASKRPKKAARGREAPTPNQPRSRPQPGNTPSRPLPHHRQTTAKTHTGNQQRPKTHQPPTTTPGTRTGRKQTAPKTTTRQHAQPRPHTSPQEKVKQPGAKGLKGFSTITIFHCFTRVSRDKTAHTTEATDGAGHNQGAPSTKGEVYRTTPERHHKIHIKRGPGIQPPKITATPRAVGPGGGRQHPAQHANTSTASDEHRPNSGARQRISRRVSDGGSAPSRHGQQPAPARTGGYRHPPTGGSRGTRAGEDQHPARPPHTTAAPPRNRAPTERGAQTPMGRVPFKQRLVSRRQKGPDTTYTTQAGARPA; encoded by the exons atgaTCAAGAATTATCTTGAAAAACTTCGAGCACCAG GGGCAGGGGCACCGGACCAAGCCCGTCCCCAGCGCGGTGGTTCGGGGTGGCCCGCGCCCGGACCCAAAACAGACcgacgtcggtccggccaaaaccGCACAACGGGAGGACAAGGGAGGCGGTTGGATCGCCCCAACAAAACCCACAGTCCACCGACGGGCCCAAAACCACAGAGGCCACCGCCCGTGGGTTTAAATTCATCAAAAAACAGTAATGAAAAGGTCCCGACCCGGGAAAGCCGGACGGGCCCAGGGGACGGGGCGGAGCAGGGCACAAAGGAAGGACAGACGATCGTAAACGCCGCCGCTccgaagcggccatcgaagatcgaTGGTGCAAGCCAAGAACAAGACGACGTCACGGACGACCaacgaacacgtcaccccaacGCGTATAACAGACACAGCACGAGAGGTGTGGGGGTTGGCGCCCGCAACACAAGGCACAGAACACACCACAACCACCCCGACGGACGTCGCGGGGAGCCCACACCGGCCACTCGTCGCACGCCCAACACAACCAAAGAAGTGAGCACCGGAGCCCAAGAAGCCTTACAAGCAATGCCCACCCAAGCCCAAACCGGGACACCGCCCGGCCCACCAGGGGGCCACCACAAACCACCGACCACCCCCCCACCCGGGGCCCCGGCGAGGAAACCACACACGTCAAAAAGCCAAGTGCTACCAAAGCAACGGGGGCCAGCCCCGGGTCGCACAAAAAGCCCAGCACAAACCAAACACCACAACGGGCCCACGAGCCGGCGGGTCCACAACACCGAACCCGCCAAACACCCACGCCACATAAACCCAGCGCCACCCGCAGCAGCCGCCCGCACGGCGGCAAGCAAAAGACCAAAAAAAGCGGCGCGCGGGCGGGAAGCACCCACCCCCAACCAGCCAAGGAGCCGACCACAACCGGGAAACACCCCCAGCCGTCCACTCCCCCACCACAGGCAGACCACCGCCAAAACACACACAGGGAACCAGCAGCGGCCCAAAACACACCAACCCCCGACCACAACACCCGGCACCCGTACCGGCAGGAAACAGACCGCCCCAAAAACCACCACACGGCAACACGCCCAACCACGTCCGCACACAAGCCCACAGGAAAAGGTAAAGCAACCAGGAGCAAAGGGTttaaaaggattcagcacgatcaCCATATTCCACTGTTTCACCCGGGTATCACGGGACAAGACCGCCCACACGACAGAGGCCACAGACGGAGCGGGGCACAACCAAGGCGCCCCCAGTACAAAAGGCGAGGTGTACAGAACCACACCGGAACGCCATCACAAAATACACATCAAGAGGGGGCCAGGGATACAACCACCCAAAATCACAGCCACCCCACGCGCAGTGGGGCCAGGGGGGGGGCGGCAGCACCCAGCCCAACACGCAAACACCAGCACAGCCAGCGACGAGCACCGTCCAAACAGTGGAGCACGTCAGCGAATCTCAAGACGAGTCAGCGACGGAGGATCGGCCCCATCACGCCACGGACAACAACCAGCACCAGCACGCACGGGCGGGTACAGGCACCCCCCCACGGGCGGGAGCCGGGGCACAAGAGCAGGCGAGGACCAACACCCGGCCCGGCCACCCCACACCACCGCCGCACCACCCAGAAACCGGGCACCAACGGAACGCGGAGCGCAGACGCCAATGGGCAGGGTCCCGTTCAAGCAGCGGCTCGTCAGCCGAAGACAAAAAGGGCCGGACACGACCTACACAACCCAGGCCGGAGCACGTCCCGCATAA
- a CDS encoding hypothetical protein (NECATOR_CHRV.G19774.T1): MVGNLLPFLNGNGEDVKKHTVASLGVVPVGKTQDKIQNGKDFYSWFFTNHPDVRKYFKGAENFTADDVQKSERFEKQGNALLLYVHLLANICDNEEVFRGVCRDHINRHAARGIDPHYWKDFWGIWMAFLESKGANLTGDQKAAWEALGTMFNEECQSQLAKLGLPHV; encoded by the exons ATGGTGGGAAATCTGCTTCCTTTCCTAAATGGAAACGGCGAGG ATGTGAAAAAGCACACTGTTGCTTCACTGGGAGTAGTTCCGGTTGGCAAAACACAGGATAAGATTCAGAATGGCAAAGATTTCTACAGTTGGTTCTTCACAAATCACCCCGATGTTCGCAAGTACTTCAAAGGTGCCGAGAACTTTACTGCTGATGACGTTCAGAAGAGCGAAAG ATTCGAAAAACAAGGCAATGCTTTGCTTCTGTATGTGCATCTTCTTGCTAACATCTGCGATAAT gagGAGGTATTCCGCGGAGTCTGCCGTGACCACATTAACAGACACGCAGCGAGAGGAATCGACCCTCACTATTGGAAG GACTTCTGGGGTATTTGGATGGCGTTCCTAGAGAGCAAAGGAGCAAATCTGACCGGAGACCAGAAGGCAGCATGGGAAGCCCTTGGCACAATGTTCAACGAGGAATGCCAATCGCAACTGGCAAAGCTTGGACTGCCCCATGTATAA